One window from the genome of Equus quagga isolate Etosha38 chromosome 6, UCLA_HA_Equagga_1.0, whole genome shotgun sequence encodes:
- the TSC22D1 gene encoding TSC22 domain family protein 1 isoform X5: MERSLGSRCHRRRCAPAVLREDPASLRARPRLVAGLSVPGAPPPPPPRSEPRRPGQCFLPEQPPRAQGLALEGSSGRRLRLRRRRRRNRAGWSVRSRFPPRRLEYKDYGAEGNCTRLLRPPVPNTMHQPPESTAAAAAADISARKMAHPAMFPRRGSASGSASALSAAGTGVGSNATSSEDFPPPSLLQPPPPAASSTSGPQPPPPQSLNLLSQAQLQAQPLAPGGTQMKKKSGFQITSVTPAQISASISSNNSIAEDTESYDDLDESHTEDLSSSEILDVSLSRATDLGEPERSSSEETLNNFQEAETPGAVSPNQPHLPQPHLPHLPQQNVVINGNAHPHHLHHHHHIHHGHHLHHGHHHPSHAGVATTSIPGGPPSSPISRKLSTTGSSDSVIPAAPTSAVSSGGSPASVMTNIRAPSTTGSIGINSVTGTNTVNNVNITAVGTFNPNVTSSMLGNANINASNIPSAASVSVGPGVSSGVNVNILSGMGNGTISSSAIINSVPNAAAGMTVGSVSSQQQQPTVNTSRFRVVKLDSSSEPFKKGRWTCTEFYEKENALPATEGVINKVVETVKQNPIEVTSERESTSGSSVSSSVSTLSHYTESVGSGEMGAPTVGQQQQPTLQGVALQQMDFSSTGPQSIPAVSIPQSISQSQISQGQLPSQELSYQQKQGLQPVPLQATISAATGIQPSPVNVVGVTSALGQQPSISSLAQPQLPYSQTTPPLQAPLPGAPPQQLQYGQQQPTVSPQMAPGRGKSVTQNPTSEYVQQQPILQTAVSSGQPSSAGVGAGTTVIPMAQPQSIQLPVQPTAVQAQPAGASGQAVGQAQTAVSAVPSGSQIANIGQQASIPTAVKQPPTQVTPSVIQQGAPPSSQIVPPAQTASLHQGVQTSASSLPQQLVIAPQSTLLTVPPQPQGVESVAQGVVSQQLPAVSPLPSASSISVTNQVLPLTTPLVDGEDESSLFQCFSPTRGARSDPRTTDTAKTTESF; this comes from the exons ATGGAGCGCTCCCTGGGCTCCCGCTGCCACCGCCGCCGCTGCGCCCCGGCCGTGCTCCGCGAGGACCCGGCGTCTCTGCGCGCCCGCCCGCGCCTCGTTGCTGGGCTCAGCGTACCGggcgccccgccgccgccgccgccccgctCCGAGCCTCGCCGCCCCGGCCAGTGTTTCCTCCCGGAGCAGCCGCCGCGAGCCCAGGGG CTCGCCCTCGAAGGCAGCAGCGGCCGGCGCCTTcgactgaggaggaggagaaggaggaatcGCGCCGGGTGGAGCGTCAGGTCCCGTTTTCCTCCCCGGCGTCTTGAATACAAAGATTACGGTGCAGAAGGAAATTGCACTCGCCTCCTCCGCCCCCCGGTACCCAACACAATGCACCAGCCGCCTGAGTCCACGGCCGCCGCGGCCGCTGCAGACATTAGTGCGAGGAAGATGGCGCACCCGGCAATGTTCCCTAGAAGGGGCAGCGCTAGTGGCAGCGCCTCTGCTCTCAGTGCAGCAGGTACCGGCGTTGGCAGTAATGCCACATCTTCCGAGGATTTTCCGCCTCCATCGCTGCTCCAGCCGCCACCTCCTGCAGCATCTTCTACGTCGGGACCACAGCCTCCGCCTCCACAAAGCCTGAACCTCCTTTCGCAGGCTCAGCTGCAGGCACAGCCTCTTGCGCCAGGCGGaactcaaatgaaaaagaaaagtggcTTCCAGATAACTAGCGTTACCCCGGCTCAGATCTCCGCCAGCATCAGCTCCAACAACAGTATAGCAGAGGACACTGAGAGCTATGATGATTTGGATGAATCTCACACGGAAGATCTGTCTTCTTCCGAGATCCTTGATGTGTCACTTTCCAGGGCTACTGACTTAGGGGAGCCTGAACGCAGCTCCTCAGAAGAGACTCTAAATAACTTCCAGGAAGCTGAGACACCTGGGGCAGTCTCTCCCAACCAGCCCCACCTTCCTCAGCCTCATTTGCCTCACCTTCCACAACAGAATGTTGTGATCAATGGGAATGCTCATCCACaccacctccatcaccaccatcacatTCATCATGGGCACCACCTCCACCATgggcaccaccatccatcccatGCTGGTGTGGCCACTACATCCATTCCTGGAGGGCCACCCTCAAGCCCAATATCCAGAAAACTCTCTACAACTGGAAGCTCTGACAGTGTTATACCAGCTGCACCAACTTCTGCTGTATCATCGGGTGGCTCACCTGCATCTGTAATGACTAATATCCGTGCTCCCAGTACTACCGGCAGTATAGGTATAAATTCTGTTACTGGCACTAATACAGTGAATAATGTAAACATTACTGCTGTGGGTACTTTTAATCCTAATGTGACAAGCAGCATGCTTGGTAATGCTAATATAAATGCAAGCAATATTCCTAGTGCTGCTAGTGTGAGTGTTGGGCCTGGAGTTAGCAGCGGTGTTAATGTGAATATCTTGAGTGGCATGGGCAATGGTACTATTTCTTCCTCTGCTATTATTAACAGTGTCCCTAATGCAGCTGCAGGGATGACTGTGGGATCAGTTTCAAGTCAGCAACAACAACCAACAGTTAATACGTCAAGGTTCAGAGTTGTGAAGTTAGATTCTAGTTCTGAACCCTTTAAAAAGGGTAGATGGACTTGCACTGAgttctatgaaaaagaaaatgctttaccTGCTACAGAAGGTGTGATAAATAAAGTGGTAGAAACTGTAAAACAGAACCCAATAGAAGTGACTTCTGAGAGGGAGAGCACTAGTGGGAGTTCAGTGAGCAGTAGTGTCAGCACACTGAGTCACTACACAGAGAGTGTGGGAAGTGGAGAGATGGGAGCCCCTACtgtggggcagcagcagcaaccaACTCTTCAAGGTGTGGCCCTTCAACAGATGGATTTCAGTAGCACTGGTCCACAGAGTATTCCTGCAGTTAGTATACCACAGAGTATTTCTCAGTCACAGATCTCACAAGGACAATTACCGTCTCAAGAACTGAGCTATCAGCAAAAGCAAGGTCTTCAGCCAGTACCTCTGCAAGCCACTATCAGTGCTGCAACTGGTATCCAGCCATCACCTGTTAATGTCGTTGGTGTAACTTCAGCTTTAGGTCAGCAGCCTTCCATTTCCAGTTTGGCTCAACCCCAACTGCCATATTCTCAGACGACTCCTCCACTGCAAGCTCCCCTCCCAGGGGCACCACCCCAACAGTTACAATATGGACAACAGCAACCCACTGTTTCTCCACAGATGGCCCCAGGCCGTGGTAAATCAGTGACTCAAAATCCTACTTCAGAGTATGTACAGCAGCAGCCGATTCTTCAAACAGCAGTGTCCTCCGGACAGCCCAGTTCTGCAGGAGTGGGAGCAGGAACAACGGTAATTCCTATGGCTCAGCCACAGAGTATCCAGCTGCCAGTGCAGCCCACAGCAGTCCAAGCACAACCTGCAGGGGCATCTGGCCAGGCTGTTGGCCAGGCTCAAACAGCAGTATCTGCTGTACCTTCCGGCAGTCAAATTGCAAATATTGGCCAACAAGCAAGCATCCCTACGGCAGTGAAGCAACCCCCTACTCAAGTCACACCTTCAGTTATTCAGCAAGGTGCTCCTCCATCTTCACAAATAGTTCCACCTGCTCAAACTGCGAGTCTTCATCAGGGAGTTCAAACTAGTGCTTCAAGCCTTCCTCAACAATTGGTCATTGCACCCCAGAGTACCTTGTTAACTGTGCCTCCCCAGCCACAAGGAGTAGAATCAGTAGCTCAAGGAGTTGTTTCTCAGCAGTTGCCTGCAGTTAGTCCTTTGCCCTCTGCTAGTAGCATTTCTGTTACAAATCAG GTGCTACCGCTGACGACACCCCTGGTGGATGGCGAGGATGAGAG
- the TSC22D1 gene encoding TSC22 domain family protein 1 isoform X1 has translation MERSLGSRCHRRRCAPAVLREDPASLRARPRLVAGLSVPGAPPPPPPRSEPRRPGQCFLPEQPPRAQGLALEGSSGRRLRLRRRRRRNRAGWSVRSRFPPRRLEYKDYGAEGNCTRLLRPPVPNTMHQPPESTAAAAAADISARKMAHPAMFPRRGSASGSASALSAAGTGVGSNATSSEDFPPPSLLQPPPPAASSTSGPQPPPPQSLNLLSQAQLQAQPLAPGGTQMKKKSGFQITSVTPAQISASISSNNSIAEDTESYDDLDESHTEDLSSSEILDVSLSRATDLGEPERSSSEETLNNFQEAETPGAVSPNQPHLPQPHLPHLPQQNVVINGNAHPHHLHHHHHIHHGHHLHHGHHHPSHAGVATTSIPGGPPSSPISRKLSTTGSSDSVIPAAPTSAVSSGGSPASVMTNIRAPSTTGSIGINSVTGTNTVNNVNITAVGTFNPNVTSSMLGNANINASNIPSAASVSVGPGVSSGVNVNILSGMGNGTISSSAIINSVPNAAAGMTVGSVSSQQQQPTVNTSRFRVVKLDSSSEPFKKGRWTCTEFYEKENALPATEGVINKVVETVKQNPIEVTSERESTSGSSVSSSVSTLSHYTESVGSGEMGAPTVGQQQQPTLQGVALQQMDFSSTGPQSIPAVSIPQSISQSQISQGQLPSQELSYQQKQGLQPVPLQATISAATGIQPSPVNVVGVTSALGQQPSISSLAQPQLPYSQTTPPLQAPLPGAPPQQLQYGQQQPTVSPQMAPGRGKSVTQNPTSEYVQQQPILQTAVSSGQPSSAGVGAGTTVIPMAQPQSIQLPVQPTAVQAQPAGASGQAVGQAQTAVSAVPSGSQIANIGQQASIPTAVKQPPTQVTPSVIQQGAPPSSQIVPPAQTASLHQGVQTSASSLPQQLVIAPQSTLLTVPPQPQGVESVAQGVVSQQLPAVSPLPSASSISVTNQVSSAGLSGMPSAPTNLVPPQNIAQTPATQNGNLVQSVSQPPLIASNINLPLPQQIPLSSTQFSAQSLAQAIGSQIEDARRPAEPSLVGLPQTISGDSGGMSAVSDGSSGSLAASASLFPLKVLPLTTPLVDGEDESSSGASVVAIDNKIEQAMDLVKSHLMYAVREEVEVLKEQIKELIEKNSQLEQENNLLKTLASPEQLAQFQAQLQTGSPPATTQPQGTTQPPAQPASQGSGPTA, from the exons ATGGAGCGCTCCCTGGGCTCCCGCTGCCACCGCCGCCGCTGCGCCCCGGCCGTGCTCCGCGAGGACCCGGCGTCTCTGCGCGCCCGCCCGCGCCTCGTTGCTGGGCTCAGCGTACCGggcgccccgccgccgccgccgccccgctCCGAGCCTCGCCGCCCCGGCCAGTGTTTCCTCCCGGAGCAGCCGCCGCGAGCCCAGGGG CTCGCCCTCGAAGGCAGCAGCGGCCGGCGCCTTcgactgaggaggaggagaaggaggaatcGCGCCGGGTGGAGCGTCAGGTCCCGTTTTCCTCCCCGGCGTCTTGAATACAAAGATTACGGTGCAGAAGGAAATTGCACTCGCCTCCTCCGCCCCCCGGTACCCAACACAATGCACCAGCCGCCTGAGTCCACGGCCGCCGCGGCCGCTGCAGACATTAGTGCGAGGAAGATGGCGCACCCGGCAATGTTCCCTAGAAGGGGCAGCGCTAGTGGCAGCGCCTCTGCTCTCAGTGCAGCAGGTACCGGCGTTGGCAGTAATGCCACATCTTCCGAGGATTTTCCGCCTCCATCGCTGCTCCAGCCGCCACCTCCTGCAGCATCTTCTACGTCGGGACCACAGCCTCCGCCTCCACAAAGCCTGAACCTCCTTTCGCAGGCTCAGCTGCAGGCACAGCCTCTTGCGCCAGGCGGaactcaaatgaaaaagaaaagtggcTTCCAGATAACTAGCGTTACCCCGGCTCAGATCTCCGCCAGCATCAGCTCCAACAACAGTATAGCAGAGGACACTGAGAGCTATGATGATTTGGATGAATCTCACACGGAAGATCTGTCTTCTTCCGAGATCCTTGATGTGTCACTTTCCAGGGCTACTGACTTAGGGGAGCCTGAACGCAGCTCCTCAGAAGAGACTCTAAATAACTTCCAGGAAGCTGAGACACCTGGGGCAGTCTCTCCCAACCAGCCCCACCTTCCTCAGCCTCATTTGCCTCACCTTCCACAACAGAATGTTGTGATCAATGGGAATGCTCATCCACaccacctccatcaccaccatcacatTCATCATGGGCACCACCTCCACCATgggcaccaccatccatcccatGCTGGTGTGGCCACTACATCCATTCCTGGAGGGCCACCCTCAAGCCCAATATCCAGAAAACTCTCTACAACTGGAAGCTCTGACAGTGTTATACCAGCTGCACCAACTTCTGCTGTATCATCGGGTGGCTCACCTGCATCTGTAATGACTAATATCCGTGCTCCCAGTACTACCGGCAGTATAGGTATAAATTCTGTTACTGGCACTAATACAGTGAATAATGTAAACATTACTGCTGTGGGTACTTTTAATCCTAATGTGACAAGCAGCATGCTTGGTAATGCTAATATAAATGCAAGCAATATTCCTAGTGCTGCTAGTGTGAGTGTTGGGCCTGGAGTTAGCAGCGGTGTTAATGTGAATATCTTGAGTGGCATGGGCAATGGTACTATTTCTTCCTCTGCTATTATTAACAGTGTCCCTAATGCAGCTGCAGGGATGACTGTGGGATCAGTTTCAAGTCAGCAACAACAACCAACAGTTAATACGTCAAGGTTCAGAGTTGTGAAGTTAGATTCTAGTTCTGAACCCTTTAAAAAGGGTAGATGGACTTGCACTGAgttctatgaaaaagaaaatgctttaccTGCTACAGAAGGTGTGATAAATAAAGTGGTAGAAACTGTAAAACAGAACCCAATAGAAGTGACTTCTGAGAGGGAGAGCACTAGTGGGAGTTCAGTGAGCAGTAGTGTCAGCACACTGAGTCACTACACAGAGAGTGTGGGAAGTGGAGAGATGGGAGCCCCTACtgtggggcagcagcagcaaccaACTCTTCAAGGTGTGGCCCTTCAACAGATGGATTTCAGTAGCACTGGTCCACAGAGTATTCCTGCAGTTAGTATACCACAGAGTATTTCTCAGTCACAGATCTCACAAGGACAATTACCGTCTCAAGAACTGAGCTATCAGCAAAAGCAAGGTCTTCAGCCAGTACCTCTGCAAGCCACTATCAGTGCTGCAACTGGTATCCAGCCATCACCTGTTAATGTCGTTGGTGTAACTTCAGCTTTAGGTCAGCAGCCTTCCATTTCCAGTTTGGCTCAACCCCAACTGCCATATTCTCAGACGACTCCTCCACTGCAAGCTCCCCTCCCAGGGGCACCACCCCAACAGTTACAATATGGACAACAGCAACCCACTGTTTCTCCACAGATGGCCCCAGGCCGTGGTAAATCAGTGACTCAAAATCCTACTTCAGAGTATGTACAGCAGCAGCCGATTCTTCAAACAGCAGTGTCCTCCGGACAGCCCAGTTCTGCAGGAGTGGGAGCAGGAACAACGGTAATTCCTATGGCTCAGCCACAGAGTATCCAGCTGCCAGTGCAGCCCACAGCAGTCCAAGCACAACCTGCAGGGGCATCTGGCCAGGCTGTTGGCCAGGCTCAAACAGCAGTATCTGCTGTACCTTCCGGCAGTCAAATTGCAAATATTGGCCAACAAGCAAGCATCCCTACGGCAGTGAAGCAACCCCCTACTCAAGTCACACCTTCAGTTATTCAGCAAGGTGCTCCTCCATCTTCACAAATAGTTCCACCTGCTCAAACTGCGAGTCTTCATCAGGGAGTTCAAACTAGTGCTTCAAGCCTTCCTCAACAATTGGTCATTGCACCCCAGAGTACCTTGTTAACTGTGCCTCCCCAGCCACAAGGAGTAGAATCAGTAGCTCAAGGAGTTGTTTCTCAGCAGTTGCCTGCAGTTAGTCCTTTGCCCTCTGCTAGTAGCATTTCTGTTACAAATCAGGTTAGTTCAGCTGGTCTTTCTGGAATGCCTTCTGCCCCAACAAACTTGGTTCCACCACAGAATATAGCACAAACCCCTGCCACTCAAAATGGTAATTTGGTTCAAAGTGTTAGTCAACCTCCCTTGATAGCATCTAATATAAATTTGCCTTTGCCACAGCAGATACCACTAAGTTCTACTCAGTTCTCTGCACAATCATTAGCTCAGGCAATTGGAAGCCAAATTGAAGATGCCAGGCGCCCAGCAGAACCCTCCTTAGTTGGCTTACCTCAGACTATCAGTGGTGACAGTGGGGGAATGTCAGCAGTTTCAGATGGGAGTAGCGGCAGCCTAgcagcctctgcttctcttttcccgTTGAAGGTGCTACCGCTGACGACACCCCTGGTGGATGGCGAGGATGAGAG
- the TSC22D1 gene encoding TSC22 domain family protein 1 isoform X3, translated as MERSLGSRCHRRRCAPAVLREDPASLRARPRLVAGLSVPGAPPPPPPRSEPRRPGQCFLPEQPPRAQGLALEGSSGRRLRLRRRRRRNRAGWSVRSRFPPRRLEYKDYGAEGNCTRLLRPPVPNTMHQPPESTAAAAAADISARKMAHPAMFPRRGSASGSASALSAAGTGVGSNATSSEDFPPPSLLQPPPPAASSTSGPQPPPPQSLNLLSQAQLQAQPLAPGGTQMKKKSGFQITSVTPAQISASISSNNSIAEDTESYDDLDESHTEDLSSSEILDVSLSRATDLGEPERSSSEETLNNFQEAETPGAVSPNQPHLPQPHLPHLPQQNVVINGNAHPHHLHHHHHIHHGHHLHHGHHHPSHAGVATTSIPGGPPSSPISRKLSTTGSSDSVIPAAPTSAVSSGGSPASVMTNIRAPSTTGSIGINSVTGTNTVNNVNITAVGTFNPNVTSSMLGNANINASNIPSAASVSVGPGVSSGVNVNILSGMGNGTISSSAIINSVPNAAAGMTVGSVSSQQQQPTVNTSRFRVVKLDSSSEPFKKGRWTCTEFYEKENALPATEGVINKVVETVKQNPIEVTSERESTSGSSVSSSVSTLSHYTESVGSGEMGAPTVGQQQQPTLQGVALQQMDFSSTGPQSIPAVSIPQSISQSQISQGQLPSQELSYQQKQGLQPVPLQATISAATGIQPSPVNVVGVTSALGQQPSISSLAQPQLPYSQTTPPLQAPLPGAPPQQLQYGQQQPTVSPQMAPGRGKSVTQNPTSEYVQQQPILQTAVSSGQPSSAGVGAGTTVIPMAQPQSIQLPVQPTAVQAQPAGASGQAVGQAQTAVSAVPSGSQIANIGQQASIPTAVKQPPTQVTPSVIQQGAPPSSQIVPPAQTASLHQGVQTSASSLPQQLVIAPQSTLLTVPPQPQGVESVAQGVVSQQLPAVSPLPSASSISVTNQVLPLTTPLVDGEDESSSGASVVAIDNKIEQAMDLVKSHLMYAVREEVEVLKEQIKELIEKNSQLEQENNLLKTLASPEQLAQFQAQLQTGSPPATTQPQGTTQPPAQPASQGSGPTA; from the exons ATGGAGCGCTCCCTGGGCTCCCGCTGCCACCGCCGCCGCTGCGCCCCGGCCGTGCTCCGCGAGGACCCGGCGTCTCTGCGCGCCCGCCCGCGCCTCGTTGCTGGGCTCAGCGTACCGggcgccccgccgccgccgccgccccgctCCGAGCCTCGCCGCCCCGGCCAGTGTTTCCTCCCGGAGCAGCCGCCGCGAGCCCAGGGG CTCGCCCTCGAAGGCAGCAGCGGCCGGCGCCTTcgactgaggaggaggagaaggaggaatcGCGCCGGGTGGAGCGTCAGGTCCCGTTTTCCTCCCCGGCGTCTTGAATACAAAGATTACGGTGCAGAAGGAAATTGCACTCGCCTCCTCCGCCCCCCGGTACCCAACACAATGCACCAGCCGCCTGAGTCCACGGCCGCCGCGGCCGCTGCAGACATTAGTGCGAGGAAGATGGCGCACCCGGCAATGTTCCCTAGAAGGGGCAGCGCTAGTGGCAGCGCCTCTGCTCTCAGTGCAGCAGGTACCGGCGTTGGCAGTAATGCCACATCTTCCGAGGATTTTCCGCCTCCATCGCTGCTCCAGCCGCCACCTCCTGCAGCATCTTCTACGTCGGGACCACAGCCTCCGCCTCCACAAAGCCTGAACCTCCTTTCGCAGGCTCAGCTGCAGGCACAGCCTCTTGCGCCAGGCGGaactcaaatgaaaaagaaaagtggcTTCCAGATAACTAGCGTTACCCCGGCTCAGATCTCCGCCAGCATCAGCTCCAACAACAGTATAGCAGAGGACACTGAGAGCTATGATGATTTGGATGAATCTCACACGGAAGATCTGTCTTCTTCCGAGATCCTTGATGTGTCACTTTCCAGGGCTACTGACTTAGGGGAGCCTGAACGCAGCTCCTCAGAAGAGACTCTAAATAACTTCCAGGAAGCTGAGACACCTGGGGCAGTCTCTCCCAACCAGCCCCACCTTCCTCAGCCTCATTTGCCTCACCTTCCACAACAGAATGTTGTGATCAATGGGAATGCTCATCCACaccacctccatcaccaccatcacatTCATCATGGGCACCACCTCCACCATgggcaccaccatccatcccatGCTGGTGTGGCCACTACATCCATTCCTGGAGGGCCACCCTCAAGCCCAATATCCAGAAAACTCTCTACAACTGGAAGCTCTGACAGTGTTATACCAGCTGCACCAACTTCTGCTGTATCATCGGGTGGCTCACCTGCATCTGTAATGACTAATATCCGTGCTCCCAGTACTACCGGCAGTATAGGTATAAATTCTGTTACTGGCACTAATACAGTGAATAATGTAAACATTACTGCTGTGGGTACTTTTAATCCTAATGTGACAAGCAGCATGCTTGGTAATGCTAATATAAATGCAAGCAATATTCCTAGTGCTGCTAGTGTGAGTGTTGGGCCTGGAGTTAGCAGCGGTGTTAATGTGAATATCTTGAGTGGCATGGGCAATGGTACTATTTCTTCCTCTGCTATTATTAACAGTGTCCCTAATGCAGCTGCAGGGATGACTGTGGGATCAGTTTCAAGTCAGCAACAACAACCAACAGTTAATACGTCAAGGTTCAGAGTTGTGAAGTTAGATTCTAGTTCTGAACCCTTTAAAAAGGGTAGATGGACTTGCACTGAgttctatgaaaaagaaaatgctttaccTGCTACAGAAGGTGTGATAAATAAAGTGGTAGAAACTGTAAAACAGAACCCAATAGAAGTGACTTCTGAGAGGGAGAGCACTAGTGGGAGTTCAGTGAGCAGTAGTGTCAGCACACTGAGTCACTACACAGAGAGTGTGGGAAGTGGAGAGATGGGAGCCCCTACtgtggggcagcagcagcaaccaACTCTTCAAGGTGTGGCCCTTCAACAGATGGATTTCAGTAGCACTGGTCCACAGAGTATTCCTGCAGTTAGTATACCACAGAGTATTTCTCAGTCACAGATCTCACAAGGACAATTACCGTCTCAAGAACTGAGCTATCAGCAAAAGCAAGGTCTTCAGCCAGTACCTCTGCAAGCCACTATCAGTGCTGCAACTGGTATCCAGCCATCACCTGTTAATGTCGTTGGTGTAACTTCAGCTTTAGGTCAGCAGCCTTCCATTTCCAGTTTGGCTCAACCCCAACTGCCATATTCTCAGACGACTCCTCCACTGCAAGCTCCCCTCCCAGGGGCACCACCCCAACAGTTACAATATGGACAACAGCAACCCACTGTTTCTCCACAGATGGCCCCAGGCCGTGGTAAATCAGTGACTCAAAATCCTACTTCAGAGTATGTACAGCAGCAGCCGATTCTTCAAACAGCAGTGTCCTCCGGACAGCCCAGTTCTGCAGGAGTGGGAGCAGGAACAACGGTAATTCCTATGGCTCAGCCACAGAGTATCCAGCTGCCAGTGCAGCCCACAGCAGTCCAAGCACAACCTGCAGGGGCATCTGGCCAGGCTGTTGGCCAGGCTCAAACAGCAGTATCTGCTGTACCTTCCGGCAGTCAAATTGCAAATATTGGCCAACAAGCAAGCATCCCTACGGCAGTGAAGCAACCCCCTACTCAAGTCACACCTTCAGTTATTCAGCAAGGTGCTCCTCCATCTTCACAAATAGTTCCACCTGCTCAAACTGCGAGTCTTCATCAGGGAGTTCAAACTAGTGCTTCAAGCCTTCCTCAACAATTGGTCATTGCACCCCAGAGTACCTTGTTAACTGTGCCTCCCCAGCCACAAGGAGTAGAATCAGTAGCTCAAGGAGTTGTTTCTCAGCAGTTGCCTGCAGTTAGTCCTTTGCCCTCTGCTAGTAGCATTTCTGTTACAAATCAG GTGCTACCGCTGACGACACCCCTGGTGGATGGCGAGGATGAGAG